GGACATGATGGGCGACGTTGCCAAGGGCATCAAAAGCTTCAAGAAGGGCATGTCGGAAGACGATGCACCGACGCCCGCACCGAAACAGATCGACGCCCAGCGCGCGCCTGACCTGAGCGCGACTCCTACCCCCACTGCGGAAACCGAAAACCGCTGACCGCTTT
This DNA window, taken from Sphingopyxis alaskensis RB2256, encodes the following:
- a CDS encoding twin-arginine translocase TatA/TatE family subunit translates to MGSFSIWHWLVVGILVLLLFGKGRFSDMMGDVAKGIKSFKKGMSEDDAPTPAPKQIDAQRAPDLSATPTPTAETENR